The genomic region GTTCCGAACCGTCGCGCTGGAGATCGAGCGCGCTTCATTTCTGGGTCGCATCCATCCTCGAAGCCGCGAACCAGTATTTCGACGTCATTCTGGTCTACTGGATGCTGGACCCGGCAACCGCCGGAATTTATTTTGCCGCTTCGCGCCTGGCCAACATCTTCGCCATGCTGTCGGCCGCATTGTACAGCTTTGGCGCACGTCGGCTCCCCCTCGCTGTACTTCAGCAAGAACCATCAGGAATTCGAGCGAACGTTGCGGCTCATGGCGGAAGTGACCGCGGTGTGCGTGGTCAGCGGACTCCTCCTGATCTGGGTTGGAGGTCCCCATCTACTCAACTTGTTCGGGCCACATTTCGCTGCGCAGCACTGGGTCCTGATCGTGCTCGCGATCGGAACGGCGGTCCAGGCGGCGGGCGGTCCGTCTGCGGCGATATTGCAACTGACCGGCCATGAGCGCGAGTATGTCCCCGTGATTGCCGGGAACGTAGCGCTACGGCTGGTTGGATTTCTCGTCCTCATTCCCTGGCTCGGCGTTCTTGGCGCAGCGATCTCAGCCACTGTGTCGCTCGCGTTAGCGACCATCGTCCTCAACATCCTCTGTCGCCGGCGAACCGGCGTCGATCCTTCGATTCTAGGGCTTCTGCGCTTCTCGGCATCGAAGCCCAGCGCCTACGCGGTCCGTGGCGCGGACTCCGGCGAATAGAGCGTCAGCATATGTCGCGCGTGTCCCGCATGAAGGAGAGCGCACCAGCAGCCGTCGGCGCACCGGCGGAATGTGCGTCGTTTTCATATGCTTTAGTGGGCCCGCTCCAACCCAAATATCGATGGTTAATCGGCGGTTGCCCGCGTCCTCTGCACTTCGTCGGGAACCAGCGGAATTCCCTCATGCCCTTGCGGCAGGGCGCATTAACTCCGTTTATTGCTAGTCGGTGTCCGCGCGATGCCCGCATGGTAGATACGGAGTTAAGAAGGTGAAAAATTCGCTTCTCTAATGGGTCGGGATCCGTGCTGCATTACCAGCCAAACAAGGCGTTGGGCGAGACGACTGCGACAGCACTCCCGTCGCCCAACGGTGGCGGACGCAAGCCGCACGTGCTGCTCGTACAGACCCAGGCTGAGAACGCCGGTGCGCAGGAGATCTCGCGCCTGCTTGGCGCCGGGCTGACCGCCCGCGGCTATCGCGTCACCAATCTTTTCTTCTTCCGCAAGTCGGATTCGTTCGATGAGCCGCCCCACACGGTCTATTGCGCGTCGAGCCGGCCGGGAAATCCGCTGGCGCTGCTGCAAATGCTGTGGACGCTCGGCCGCCATATCAGGGCCACCAGGCCTGACGCCGTTCTGACCTTTCAGCACTTCGGCAATGTCATCGGCGCCGGTGTGGCGCGCCTGATCTGCCGCGCACCTGTCATCGCCAATCAGGTTTCATCCGCGCTGTCGATGAGCTGGCCGGTCCGTACGGCCGACATCGTCATGGGCAGCCTCGGCTTCTTCGACCGCATCACGCTCAACTCGCTGGACATGCAGCGCGAGTATTCGCGCTACCCCAGGGCTTATCGCGCGCGCATGGTGCATGTCCCGCACGGCTTCGACGACAGGGCGCTCACCCTGTCGAAGCAAGCTGCGCGACAGAAGTTCAATCTCCCGCCGGATAGCCCCCTGCTCGGCTGCGCAGCAAGATTACACCCGCACAAGCGGCTCGACGCGGCGATATGTCTGTTGCCGGATCAACCCTCCTGGCACCTCGCACTGGCCGGGCAGGGAGCCGACGAGGCCCGGCTGCGGCAGTTGGCGGATGACTTGAAAGTATCGGACAGGCTGCATCTGCTCGGCGAAATCACCCCACGCCAGATGGCGGAGTTTCTCGCCGCTCTCGACGTGTTCGTATTTCCGACGCAGGCGGAGACCTTCGGCCTCGCCGCTGTGGAGGCTGCAAACGCCGGCGTTCCCTCGGTCGTCACCGATCTTCCGGTCTTGCGCGAAGTGTTGTCCGTCGAAGGGGAAGCCGACAGCGCTGTTCGTCGATGCCTCCGATCATACCAAGCTGTCGGCCGCCGTCTCCAGGCTCCTGACGGACCAAAAACTGAGCGACGAACTGCGGCAAAACGCCAAAGGCCTGAAGCTGCGCTATTCAGTGGACGCCATGGTGGAGGAATACGTTCGAATTCTCGGCCAGGTCATTTGATCGGGGCGCATGGAAACGGATCGGCTCGACATGACCATCGAGTTTCGCTGTGAAATTGAGAATGCGCGGCGGTGGATGGGCCGCGAGACGCTGTCGATCGACGGGCGGGATGTACCGGTCCAGATCGCGTGGACGGCAACGGCGGAGCCGCGGCCGGCGGGTCTCGACATGCTGTTCGAACTCGAACGTTTGGTGTTGCACAAGGGCAAACACAGCGGCACCGAAAGGCTGAAGATCAGTCCGGACCGGATGCAGGCTCGCGCCGGCACGGCAGACGTCATCGTCGATTTCACCGGTGGCGCGCGGGATCCGAACTGCTCCGCCCGGCAGTATCTCCGCCCGCTGTTCAATGGAGTGGCAGGCGAAAACGCAGCTCTTGCCGCCATTCTCGCCGGCGATCTGCCGGTGATCGAAATCGTCGACGAGGTCGACGGTGCAGTCCTCGATCGTGGCCATCCCTCCGCCGAAATCGCGGCCGGTCTGAGCGGGGGCCTGGAAACGGTCATGGCGCGAACCCTGACCATGGTGGCCGCCATCCTGTCGGGACGACCGCGCATCGTGCCGCAGCTGGCACGACCGGCCCGAGCGGACAACGGCCGCCCGCCAACGGCTTATGTCGCGCGCGGCCTCACCATATCGATCGCCAAGGAGATCTATCGCCTCTGCTGCTATGCCCCGCATTGGCATGTCGGATGGCGCATCAACAAGGGCGCAGGCGTCTGGCAGACCGGAGACCTGTCAGGGCCTCGCTGGAACGTCCTTGCCGATCCCGGAAACCACTTCTACGCCGATCCTTTCCCCATCACGTGGCAGGGAAGAACATTCGTCTTCTTTGAGGATCTCGATCACCGGATTGGAAAAGGAATCATTTCCGCGATCGAGTTCGACGATAAGGGCCCGGTCGGAGCGGTCGTGCCCGTATTGGACGAGCCCTGGCACCTCTCCTATCCGTTCCTGATCGAGGACGATGGCGCATTGTGGATGATCCCGGAGAGCTCGACCAATGGGGACGTCGCCATCTATAAATGCGTTCGGTTCCCGGACAAATGGGAGCGCCACGCGACGCTGCTTTCAGGACTTGAACTCGCCGATGTGACGATCACGCGGCACAACGGCCTGCACTATCTGTTCGGAGCCTGGCGCGATGGCACTGGCGGGTATTCGGATTCGTTGGCGATCTATCACGCCGAGCACCTCATGGGCCCGTGGTTGCCGCATGCCAGCAACCCGGTCCTGATCGACCGCGCGAGCACGCGGCCTGCGGGGAATTTCGTCACCATCAATGACAAATTGTGGCGCCCGGTCCAGGATTGTGCCGGCGGATATGGGGCAGCGCTCGCCCTGGCGGAAATCGTCGAACTGTCGCCGACGACGTTCAAGCAGATTATCCGCCACTCTCTGCGGCCAGGGCCAGCATGGCCCGGCAGGAAGTTGCATACCTTGAATCGCTGCGGACAACTCGAGGTGATCGACGGGTCGCGTGTCCAACCCAAGACCCGTGCCTTCGGAGGCAAATTTCCATCGGCTGTCTTGTCGCCGCGGACCAGCCCCTCTGCCGCCAGCTAGCGCGGATGGCTGAACAGGTCCGTCGTGGCGTCGTCGACGGCGATATCGACCAGCGCGGGACCGCTTGATGCCAACGCTTCGGTCAAGATGGCGTCGACGTCGCCGACATCGGTCACGCGCTGCCCCGGACAACCCATTCCCCTTGCGAGCGCCACGAAGTCGAGCCCGGGCAGGTCGATCCCGGGCGGGCGATGCGCCTGCATCAGCTGGCTGAAGGCGCGCATCGCGCCATAGCCTGAATTGTTCATGATCACGAAAGTGATCGGCAGGCGGCGTTGCACCGCGGTCCAGATTGCCTGGATGCAATACATCGCCGATCCGTCACCGATCAGGGCGACGATGCGGCGGCCTGGCCGCGCCAGCGCCACGCCGACCGAGGCCGGCAGGCTATAACCAAGTCCGCCGCTCGCCATCGTGTAGAAGCTGTCCGCGCCAGGCCGTGGTAGGAATTGTTGGATGGCGGGACGATGCGACGGCGCCTCCTCGACCACGATCGCATCGCCCGGCATCAACGCCGAGAGCCGGGCGAGCGCATAGCCCGGCGGAATCGGATTTTGCGCGGCAGGAGCGGCAGGCCGCAACCGCGCGGCCGGCACCTCGCGCTCCGCGATGTCAGGCATCACCGACAGCAGCCCAGCCAGCGCCTTCGGGAGCGTGCTGATGATGGTGTCACCGACAGAGGCGGATGCGGCTTCCGTCGGATCATCCGTGATCTGCCAGACCGGCGTTCCATCGTCGAGCAATTCGCATTGTCCTTCGACATGGAAAGTAAACACCGGCGCGCCGACCACGACGATCAGATCGGCGCCGCGCAATGCGCGGGCGAGCCCTCCCGGTGCTGCCGGAAGGAAGCCGGCGAACAGCGGATGCAATTCCGGAAAGCTCGAACGGCTCGACATCGGGCTTGCCCAAACGGCCGCGCTCGCCTGCTCGGCCACAGCGACCATCGCGTCGACGCAGCCGCTGCGATCGATCTCGGGTCCGACAACGAAGATAGGTTTTTTGGCGGCTCGGATTGCCGCGCCGAGCCGAACGATCGCCGCCGGATCGGGCGCAAACTCCGTCGCGATGCAGCGGACCGGTGGAGCGGTTGCGGGCCGCGCCCAATCATCCGACGGGACCGACACGAATGTCGGACCGCGGGGATGCTGCATAGCGGTGAGGAAGGCCTGCGCGATCGCCGCTGGAACATCTTCGGCGCGCGCCGGTTCGGCGCTCCATTTCACATAGGGCTTTGGAAACTGTGCGGCGTCCTCGGAGAAGAGATAGGGTCGCATCCGCAATAGGCTGCGCGCCTGCTGCCCGGCTGTCACGACCATCGGTGTCTTGTTGCGGAATGCGGTGAAGAGATTGCCGAGGGCATGACCGAGCCCAGCCGCCGAGTGCAGATTGACGAACGCCGCTCGTCCCGTGGCCTGCGCATAGCCGTCTGCCATGCCGACGGCGCAGGCTTCCTGCAATCCGAGCACGTAGTCGATGTCGTCGGGCCAGTCGCCAAGGAAGGCAAGCTCGGTCGAGCCGGGGTTGCCGAAAACGCGATCGACGCCAAAGGAGCGAAGCACACCGAGGGTCGCTTCCCGAACCGTGAGAACTTTCGAATTCATGAATAGCGTCCTGATGGGCTTCGCTTGTTGCGCGGTCAGAAGGGATAGTGCTGCGGCTGGGTCTCGATGGTAATCCAGCGCAGATCGGTGAACTCGGCGATCCCGGCCTGACCTCCGAAGCGGCCGTAGCCCGATCCCTTCATGCCGCCGAACGGCATCTGCGCCTCGTCATGCACGGTCGAGCCGTTGACGTGGCAGATGCCGCTTTCGATCCGCTGCGCCACGGTCAGCGCACGCGCGACGTCGCGGCCGAACACGGCGGCCGAGAGGCCGTACTCGGTATCGTTGGCAAGCCGCACCGCGTCATCCACGCCACTTGCCCGGATCACCGAGACGACGGGACCAAAGCTCTCCTCGGTATAGATGCGCATGCCGGGCACCACGCGGTCGAGCACGGTGGCCGGGACGACCGTGCCAACCCGGTCGCCGCCCGCGAGCTTGACGGCGCCTTTGGCGATCGCGTCGTCGATCAACGCAACGACATGCTTGGCCGGCGCCTCGTCGATCATCGAGCCGACGACAACGGGACCGGAGCGCGGGTCGCCGGCCGGAAGCGCAGCCGTTTTCTTCGCGAGCTTGTCGACAAAGGACGCCGCTACCGCCTCGTCGACGATCACCCGTTCGGTCGACATGCAGACCTGGCCCTGATTGATGAAGGCGCCAAACGCCACGGCCGCGACGGCGGCATCGAGGTCGGCATCGTCGAGCACGACCAGAGGCGCCTTGCCCCCTAGTTCGAGCAGCACTGGCTTGAGCTGGCGCCCGGCCAGCTCGGCGATGACGCGACCCACGCGGGTCGAGCCGGTGAAATTGATCCGCCGCACGGCCGGATTGGCGATCAGGCGCTCGACCAGAGCGGGCGCATCGGCCGGTGCGTTGGTCAGAACATTTACGACACCGGGCGGAAAGCCTGCGTCCTTGAAGACCTCGCCGATCAACCGGTGCGTCCCCGGGCATATCTCGGAGGCCTTGAGCACGACGGAATTGCCGCAGGCGAGCGCCGTCGCCACGGCGCGAACGCCGAGAATGATCGGCGCATTCCACGGGGCGATGCCGAGGCACACGCCGGCGGGCTGTCGAATGGACATCGCGAGGCATCCCGGCTTGTCCGACGGGATCACCTCGCCGGCGATCTGCGTGGTGAGCGACGCCGCTTCGCGCAGCATGCCGGTCGCGAGCTTGACGTTGAAGGCCGACCAGATCTCCGTCGTGCCGATCTCGGCCATCATGATCCGGACGAAGGCGTCGCGCTTGGCCTCAAGCGCATCTGCGGCCTTCAGCAACAGGGCTCGCCTCGCATTCGGGCCGAGCGCCGACCATGCGGCAAACGCGGCGGAGGCCGCCGCCACCGCGGCGTCGGCATCGGAAGCGGTCGCGGCGGCCGCGCGGCTTGCGACCTCCTGCGACAGCGGATTGCGCCGCTCGAACACCTTGCCGCTGGAAGCGGCCTGATCCTGCCCGTTGATGAGAAGACTGACGTCCATGAAAAACCTCCCTGGGGTTGATAATGGCGCTCGCTCTAGCCGAGCAGCCGCGATTTTCCGGTTTCACGCGCAAAGCCGAGCGCAATCATCGCCGCGAGCGCGAGCGCAACGTAGTATCCTGTGATCGCGTAGGTGGAGCCCGTCTGCGCAAACAGGCTGGTGGCGACCAGCGGCGCAATGCCGCCGCCGAGCACCGTCCCGAGCTGCTTTCCGATCGACACGCCGGTGAAGCGAATGCGGGTCGGAAACAATTCCGGAAAATAGCTTCCTTCGCTGCCGAACATCAGCGGATGGATCACCCCCGCGGCGAGGATCACCGCGCCCGTCACCAGCACCGTGTCGCGGCTCGCGACCACACCGTAGAATGCAAACATCGAGATGGCTGCAAGCACCACGCCGGCCAAGAACAGACGCTTTCGTCCGATACGGTCGGACCAGGCTCCGATGAGTGGCATCGCAACGAGCCCGACGAGATTGGCGAACAGCACGGCCTGCGTGATGACGTCTTTCTGGACGCCGAGCTGACGGGTCGCGAAGGAGATGGTGAAGATGGCTGTCAGATAGAAATAGGACGTCTGCGCCATCTCGGCGAAGAATACGATGAGGATCGGCCGCCAATGTTCCCGCAGCGCTTCGACCACAGGCGCTACTTCCGTCACCTTCGCCTTTCGGAATGTCGCGCTCTCCTCGATGCGCAGGCGCATATAGACGCCGAGCGCGACCAGAACCGCGCTGATCAGGAACGGCACGCGCCAGCCCCATGACAGCAGGTCCGCTTCCGGCAGCCGCGCGATCGTGAGCGCCGCAAACGAGGCGAGCACGACACCGACGGGTCCTGCGGCCTGGATCACCGCGGCCGAGAAGCCGCGCCGGTGCCCGGGCGCCGTCTCGATCGCCATAAGGATCGCCGCAGTCGATTCGCCGCCGAGCGCAAACCCCTGAACGAAGCGCAACGCCACGAGCGCGACGGTCGCAGCCACGCCTGCACTGGCGTAGGTCGGCAACAATCCGATCGACATGGTCGCAAGTCCCATCATGAGCAGCGTACACAGCAAGACGGACTTTCGGCCGAGACGGTCACCGAAATGGCCGAATACAAGCCCGCCGAGCGGACGCGCCAAAAATCCGACGGCAAACGTCGCGAACACCGCAATCGTCGCCGTGAGCTGGTCGAACTTCGGAAAGAACAATTGATCGAACACCAGCGGCGCGATCAGGCCGTAGATGAAGAAGTCGTACCATTCGATCGCGGTGCCGATGGTGCCGGCGATCAGGATACGCCGGCGGCTGCTCGCCGTCTGCTCGGCAGTGGCGCCGGCGGCGGCATGGTCGTCGTAGTGCTTCAATGCTCTTGTCGTCACGGTTTCCTCCTCCGGTGTCATTTGTCGTTTTGTTGTCTTGTTGTTATTGGCCGCCGCAGCCGCTGGTCGGATGCAACGGCGAGAGTCGATCAGCTTGCCAGCCGTGCGCCGTCGCTCGCGTTGTGTCCGAGTGCTCGGGCAAGGACGCGCCCGATCGTACCAGCCTGTGACGCGCTGCCGCGCCAAGCCACGATTTGGTCGGGGCGTATCAAAGCCAGATCCGCCTCATAGAGATCGCGCAGGGATTTCGGCAGCGTGACGAGTTTCACATCAACCCCGATCGCACGGATGGTCTCGACGACTGACGCTTGAGAGGTCATGACCTCGCCGAACTGGAGCAGCGTCCACTCGAACCCGAACAGGTCGTACAGCGAGACGCCGTCCTCCAACCACGTATGCGGGGCGCGGCCGCCGGGACAGGCGCTCGGAACGTAGACGTTCGCGGCATCGGGCGGCGGCTGGCTGCCGTCGGAGACGATGATCGGCGAGCCGTCGTAGCGCCCACCGAAGGTGACGCCGGGAATGTTGAATTCCGCGCGGGCGTGCTGTTCGAGATAGACGCCCGCCGTCCGCCGCGCCTCGTCGCCGGCCTCGGTGGCGTCCTCGATGTCAGGCGCGGGAGCGAACAGACCGAGCGAGTCGGCAAAGCGACGCGCATAATCGGTGTTGCGCAGCGCTACCGGACGCCGCTCGACCTCATAGCTGTCGAGCAGCCCCGCCGGGCTCACACCCTTGACGACGCTTGCGAGCTTCCAGCCGAGGTTGACCGCATCCTCGATCGCGGTGTTGTAGCCAAGGCCTCCGGTCGGCGTGAACAGATGCGCCGCGTCGCCGCCGAGGAACACTCTGCCCCGCTGCATTCCGTTCGCGACCAGCGCGTGGCCGGCGGTCCAGGTCACGAATGACAGCACTTCGCAGTCAATCGGCGCGTCGCAAGCGCGCTGGAACGCTGCTTTGGCCTCGTTGATTGTGATCGCAATCTCGTCTTCCCCGGGCCGAAGCTGCGTGTGAAACGCAAATTCGTCGCGACCATTCACGGATGCCATGAAGGCGCGGCGGTCGCCGTTGAAGCAATTGTACATCCACGCCTTGGCATGCGGGATGCTCGCGTAGAAGCCAGGCGAACGGAGATAGACCGCCAGCATGCGGCCGCCCATGAAATCGCGCTGCGTTCCGGTTTCGCCGCCGTAGACGATCTCGAGCGATTGCCGGACCATCGAGCGCGGCCCGTCGGCTCCGACCAGGAAGTCGGCCCGGACCTGAAAGCGGCTGTTGTCATCGAGACATTCGATCTCGGCGATAACGCCGTCACCGCTCTCGACGTAGCTGATCAGACGATGACCGTAGCTGAGCCGTATTCCGGGAAGCCGTTCGGCGTGGCGGCGCAGCACCGCCTCGACGTATTTTTGCGAGACCCGATGCGGCAGCTCGGCGGCGCTCCAGGAGCCCGACATGCCCTTGACGAGCTCGCCCGCGCGTGACGATGACGGCAATTGAAATCGGGCCAGCTCGTAACCGGTGTAGCGCGTGAAATACGCAACGTCGGTCGGATAATCCGCAGGCAGACCTTCGCGTCGGATCTCGTCGGCAAAACCCAGCCGCCGATAGTGCTCCATTGAGCGCGCTTGCGTCGCATTGGCTTGCGGATTGAATGCCGTGCCCGGCTTTTCATCGACCAGGATCGCGGACACGCCGCGCCGGCCGAGCTCGTTGGCGAGCATCAGGCCGCAGGGCCCCCCACCCACGATGAGCACCGAGGCCGTCAGACATGTTTCCAAGGCGCTTCTCCCAACCAGCATTATTCCGCATGGTAAGGTCGCCTGACGATATCGTCAAGTAGCCTGACTACTTGGCGTCATCGAGCGTATCGAACGTCGCGCCATAGACCGCCAGTCCCTTCAGGATCGCATCCATCGTGGCCTTGCCGAGTTCGGCGCGCATCTCCTGCTCGGCGACGTCGACCGCGTCGCGGAACGCATCGAGCCATTTGCGCCCGGCCGGCGTGAACATGACGATGCGCGCGCGGCGATCGGTCGGATCGGCGATCCGATCGACCAAGCCGAGCTCGGCGCATTGATCGACCAGCTCGCCCATCGCCTGCTTGCTCATGGAGGCGCGGCGGGCGAGCTCCGTCAGTCTGGTCCCCTCCACGTCGAGATTACGTGTGAGGCCGACATGCGCGATCCTCGTTTCGCCATGCCCCTTCTCGCTCATCAGTTCGAGCACACGACCTTCGAAGCGCCGCACCGCGTTGTTGAGCAGCCGACCGATGTTGGCATGCCGCCATGCGGTGCCGGATGTCCTGGCTTTCAATGGATGTGCCTTCTACAAAGCCGCCTGAATTCGAAAATGTCGCTCACTTCGCCGCGTCGATCCAGATCCCCGGCTGCGAATGCTCGCGGATGTGGGTGACCAGGAAGTCGGAAAAGACCCTGATCTTGGCAGGCAGTCCGGCACGGTTCTGGTAGGCGATGTTCATCGTGAGCAGCGGCAGCTCCCAGTCCATCAGAACGGGGACGAGGCGGCCCGCAGCGATATCGCTTTGCACGATATAGAGCGGCTGGATGAGGATGCCGAGCCCCGCCAGCGCGGCGCCGCGGATGACCTGGCCGTCATTGCTGTCGAGCGTCGACGTGATGCGAACAGTCTGCGCGCCATTGCCCTTGCGCAGGCGCAGCGAATAGGGATCGTTGGCGAGATTGTAGATCAGCATGTTGTGGCGCGCGAGATCGGCGGGCTGCTCCGGCTCGCCGCAGCTTGCGAGGTAGGACGGCGCAGCAGCGAGCACCCGCCGCATCTGGCCGATGCGGCGGACGATGATGTTGGAATCCGGCTCCTGCTCGCGCGTCCTGATCGCCACGTCGATGCCGGCCTCGATGAAATCGGAGTACCGGTTGGCGGTGGTGATCTGCATGTTGAGCTTCGGATAGCGCGCGCGGAAGGCTGGCAGCATCGGCGCCAGATAGATCACCGCAAAGGACAGCGAGCTCGTGACCCGCAGCATGCCTTGCGGCGACAGCGCCCGATCGCTGACGATGTCCTCGGCCTCGGCCAACTCGCTCAAAACCCGGCTCGAGCGCTCCAGCAGCTCCTGCCCCGCCTCAGTCAACCACAGCCGACGGGTGTTGCGCTCGATCAGCCGGACTGCAAGGCGCTCCTCGAGAGCGCTGAGATG from Bradyrhizobium lupini harbors:
- a CDS encoding MarR family winged helix-turn-helix transcriptional regulator, which translates into the protein MKARTSGTAWRHANIGRLLNNAVRRFEGRVLELMSEKGHGETRIAHVGLTRNLDVEGTRLTELARRASMSKQAMGELVDQCAELGLVDRIADPTDRRARIVMFTPAGRKWLDAFRDAVDVAEQEMRAELGKATMDAILKGLAVYGATFDTLDDAK
- a CDS encoding LysR family transcriptional regulator, giving the protein MDRLLQLEVFAKTAELGSMSKAAEALRMSNAAASRHLSALEERLAVRLIERNTRRLWLTEAGQELLERSSRVLSELAEAEDIVSDRALSPQGMLRVTSSLSFAVIYLAPMLPAFRARYPKLNMQITTANRYSDFIEAGIDVAIRTREQEPDSNIIVRRIGQMRRVLAAAPSYLASCGEPEQPADLARHNMLIYNLANDPYSLRLRKGNGAQTVRITSTLDSNDGQVIRGAALAGLGILIQPLYIVQSDIAAGRLVPVLMDWELPLLTMNIAYQNRAGLPAKIRVFSDFLVTHIREHSQPGIWIDAAK
- a CDS encoding FAD-dependent oxidoreductase, encoding MLVGRSALETCLTASVLIVGGGPCGLMLANELGRRGVSAILVDEKPGTAFNPQANATQARSMEHYRRLGFADEIRREGLPADYPTDVAYFTRYTGYELARFQLPSSSRAGELVKGMSGSWSAAELPHRVSQKYVEAVLRRHAERLPGIRLSYGHRLISYVESGDGVIAEIECLDDNSRFQVRADFLVGADGPRSMVRQSLEIVYGGETGTQRDFMGGRMLAVYLRSPGFYASIPHAKAWMYNCFNGDRRAFMASVNGRDEFAFHTQLRPGEDEIAITINEAKAAFQRACDAPIDCEVLSFVTWTAGHALVANGMQRGRVFLGGDAAHLFTPTGGLGYNTAIEDAVNLGWKLASVVKGVSPAGLLDSYEVERRPVALRNTDYARRFADSLGLFAPAPDIEDATEAGDEARRTAGVYLEQHARAEFNIPGVTFGGRYDGSPIIVSDGSQPPPDAANVYVPSACPGGRAPHTWLEDGVSLYDLFGFEWTLLQFGEVMTSQASVVETIRAIGVDVKLVTLPKSLRDLYEADLALIRPDQIVAWRGSASQAGTIGRVLARALGHNASDGARLAS
- a CDS encoding aldehyde dehydrogenase, which codes for MDVSLLINGQDQAASSGKVFERRNPLSQEVASRAAAATASDADAAVAAASAAFAAWSALGPNARRALLLKAADALEAKRDAFVRIMMAEIGTTEIWSAFNVKLATGMLREAASLTTQIAGEVIPSDKPGCLAMSIRQPAGVCLGIAPWNAPIILGVRAVATALACGNSVVLKASEICPGTHRLIGEVFKDAGFPPGVVNVLTNAPADAPALVERLIANPAVRRINFTGSTRVGRVIAELAGRQLKPVLLELGGKAPLVVLDDADLDAAVAAVAFGAFINQGQVCMSTERVIVDEAVAASFVDKLAKKTAALPAGDPRSGPVVVGSMIDEAPAKHVVALIDDAIAKGAVKLAGGDRVGTVVPATVLDRVVPGMRIYTEESFGPVVSVIRASGVDDAVRLANDTEYGLSAAVFGRDVARALTVAQRIESGICHVNGSTVHDEAQMPFGGMKGSGYGRFGGQAGIAEFTDLRWITIETQPQHYPF
- a CDS encoding MFS transporter, which codes for MTTRALKHYDDHAAAGATAEQTASSRRRILIAGTIGTAIEWYDFFIYGLIAPLVFDQLFFPKFDQLTATIAVFATFAVGFLARPLGGLVFGHFGDRLGRKSVLLCTLLMMGLATMSIGLLPTYASAGVAATVALVALRFVQGFALGGESTAAILMAIETAPGHRRGFSAAVIQAAGPVGVVLASFAALTIARLPEADLLSWGWRVPFLISAVLVALGVYMRLRIEESATFRKAKVTEVAPVVEALREHWRPILIVFFAEMAQTSYFYLTAIFTISFATRQLGVQKDVITQAVLFANLVGLVAMPLIGAWSDRIGRKRLFLAGVVLAAISMFAFYGVVASRDTVLVTGAVILAAGVIHPLMFGSEGSYFPELFPTRIRFTGVSIGKQLGTVLGGGIAPLVATSLFAQTGSTYAITGYYVALALAAMIALGFARETGKSRLLG
- the mdlC gene encoding benzoylformate decarboxylase; protein product: MNSKVLTVREATLGVLRSFGVDRVFGNPGSTELAFLGDWPDDIDYVLGLQEACAVGMADGYAQATGRAAFVNLHSAAGLGHALGNLFTAFRNKTPMVVTAGQQARSLLRMRPYLFSEDAAQFPKPYVKWSAEPARAEDVPAAIAQAFLTAMQHPRGPTFVSVPSDDWARPATAPPVRCIATEFAPDPAAIVRLGAAIRAAKKPIFVVGPEIDRSGCVDAMVAVAEQASAAVWASPMSSRSSFPELHPLFAGFLPAAPGGLARALRGADLIVVVGAPVFTFHVEGQCELLDDGTPVWQITDDPTEAASASVGDTIISTLPKALAGLLSVMPDIAEREVPAARLRPAAPAAQNPIPPGYALARLSALMPGDAIVVEEAPSHRPAIQQFLPRPGADSFYTMASGGLGYSLPASVGVALARPGRRIVALIGDGSAMYCIQAIWTAVQRRLPITFVIMNNSGYGAMRAFSQLMQAHRPPGIDLPGLDFVALARGMGCPGQRVTDVGDVDAILTEALASSGPALVDIAVDDATTDLFSHPR